The nucleotide sequence CAATGCAAGAATTGTTAAAATTGGAGGTTTTCCCGGAGAAACCGGAAGCACACTTGCATCACATACAAACAGGTTATGTATTTCACTTTCAAGATTGCTGTCAACCGCTTTTCCTATTTTTACTGTTCCGCCAGGGTGAGCTCCCCTGTAAACGGTTGAACCGATTGTATTAGGGTCAACTCCCATTTTTTCTAAAATAAAACCTGCTGTTGCCACACCTTCAGCCAGATATCTTATATCTTCAATTGTATTGACCTTCTGGACAAATCCGTCACTGCTAACATATCCTTTGGACTCGTCAGGTGTTTTAACCATTATTGAAAATATGTCCTTATCTTCGACATCGGGATTGTCAATGTTGCCTTTAATGAATGATGAGAAATGAGGGGACAAAACGAAGTTTTTGCCTTTAACAAGACCGGTCATTTGAACTTCAGTGTTGAAATTGATGTCTTTAAGATATCCTCCCACACTTACAAATGGATCAAAGAAAAGTTCACGGCCTATTCCGGTCAGTCCCATATTTTTCATGATTACGGGAGTCTGTATTGCACCGGCACATAATACGATTTTATTGGATTTAATGAGATGCTCTTCATTGTCCTTGACATATTTTACACCGCTTGCAGCCATATTGCACAGGATTATGTCTGTCACTTCAGCGCCGCAAATCAGTTCGGCACCTGCTTCGACCGCTTCGTCAATGAAATCCTTTGCTGTCCATTTTGCATCTACAGGACATCCGAATGCACATTTACCGCATTGGATAC is from Methanobrevibacter sp. and encodes:
- a CDS encoding FAD-dependent oxidoreductase; amino-acid sequence: MIVIVGTGAGGGILARELAKNGQKVVILEKGPYAETRDAANYYDKYTPDVDLLSTTCVGGSTVVSMANMVRALDEELHEFGIDLTEEYEYVENLIGVHELDDSHIGKGSQMFLDAARDLGLDVVKMPKAIREEDCIQCGKCAFGCPVDAKWTAKDFIDEAVEAGAELICGAEVTDIILCNMAASGVKYVKDNEEHLIKSNKIVLCAGAIQTPVIMKNMGLTGIGRELFFDPFVSVGGYLKDINFNTEVQMTGLVKGKNFVLSPHFSSFIKGNIDNPDVEDKDIFSIMVKTPDESKGYVSSDGFVQKVNTIEDIRYLAEGVATAGFILEKMGVDPNTIGSTVYRGAHPGGTVKIGKAVDSNLESEIHNLFVCDASVLPVSPGKPPILTILALAKRLADYLLKNK